The nucleotide window CATGCACCTGTTCGAGCGGGATTGCTCGCTGCAGCGCAGGCACCAGAAGGTTGTGGAGATTGCTCCTGCGCCGAACCTGGACGAGAACATCCGCCAGGCTCTCTACCGGGATGCGGTGAAGTTCGCGAAGGCGCTGAACTACACCAATGCAGGTACGGTCGAGTTCCTCGTGGACACGGTGGGCGAGCGCGCTGGTCAGCATGTGTTCATCGAAATGAACCCGCGGATCCAGGTTGAGCACACCGTTACAGAAGAAATCACGGACGTGGACCTGGTCCAGGCACAGCTGCGCATTGCCTCCGGTGAGACGCTCGCTGACATCGGTCTAAGCCAGGATACGGTGGCGATCAAGGGCGCTGCACTGCAGTCCCGTATCACCACGGAAGATCCCTCGAACGGCTTCAGGCCCGACGTCGGAAAAATCACCGGCTACCGCTCTGCGGGCGGCGCCGGTGTACGGCTCGACGGCGGTACCGTTTATGCGGGTGCCGAAATCAGCCCCCACTTCGACTCCATGCTGGTCAAGCTGACTTGCCGCGGCCGTGACTACGCCACGGCTGTCGCCCGCGCGCGCCGGGCGCTGGCGGAGTTCCGCATTCGCGGTGTTTCCACGAACATTCCGTTCCTCCAGGCCGTCCTCGATGATCCGGAGTTCGTCGCCGGGAATGTCGCGACCTCCTTTATCGACGAACGTCCGGAGTTGCTCCAAGCGCGCGTCTCCGCCGACCGCGGAACGAAGCTGCTGACCTGGCTGGCTGATGTGACAGTCAACCAGCCCAATGGTGCGCTGACGGCTAAGACCGCACCGGTGGATAAGCTGCCCCAGATCGCCCGCGAAGCGCTCGAATCCACGGCCGCCCTGCCGGTGATCCCGGCGAAGGGAACCCGGCAGTCGCTCCAAGAACTCGGACCGGAGAAGTTCGCTGCGGCCCTGCGCGCGCAGCAAGCTGTCGCCGTCACCGACACCACCTTCCGCGACGCCCACCAGTCGCTGCTGGCTACCCGCGTGCGTACCCGGGACCTGGTCTCGGCCGGTCCGGCAATCTCCACGCTGACCCCAGAGCTGTTCTCCGTGGAGGCCTGGGGCGGTGCGACGTACGATGTGGCGCTGCGCTTCTTGGGCGAGGACCCGTGGGAACGGCTGGCCGCCCTGCGTAAAGCTATTCCGAACATCTGCCTGCAGATGCTGCTGCGGGGACGCAACACCGTCGGCTACACGCCCTATCCGGAGGAAGTCACCGCTGCCTTCGTGAGGGAAGCAGCAGCAACCGGCATCGACATTTTCCGGATCTTCGACGCCCTGAACGATGTCTCGCAAATGGAACCGGCCATCCGCGCGGTACGCGAGACGGGGACAGCCGTGGCTGAGGTGGCCCTCTGCTACACCGGAGACCTGATGGACCCCGCGGAGGACCTCTACACACTCGACTACTACCTGGACCTTGCCCAGCGCATCGTCGACGCCGGCGCGCACATCCTCGCCATCAAGGACATGGCCGGACTGTTGCGTCCTGCGGCAGCCAAGAAATTGGTGACGGCACTGCGCGAGCGTTTCGATCTGCCTGTCCACCTGCACACGCACGATACAGCGGGCGGCCAACTGGCGACCCTGCTCGCGGCCGTGGAAGCGGGCGTGGATGCCGTCGACGTTGCCAGCGCAGCCATGGCCGGCACCACCAGCCAGCCCTCGGCCTCCGCACTGGTCGCCGCCCTGGCGAACACCGAGCGAGACACCGGTCTGGACCTTGCGGCCGTAGGCTCGCTTGAACCGTACTGGGAAGCGGTCCGACGCGTATACGCCCCCTTCGAGTCCGGGCTGCCCGGCCCCACGGGGCGGGTTTACCAGCACGAGATTCCGGGCGGACAGCTTTCCAATCTGCGCCAGCAGGCCATCGCGCTTGGACTGGGTGAGCAGTTCGAAGACATTGAGGACATGTACTCGGCGGCGGACCGTATCCTCGGTCGCCTGGTCAAGGTCACGCCGTCTTCGAAGGTCGTCGGTGACCTGGCTCTCCAGCTTGTGGGTTCCGGGGTCGACCCGGCCGATTTTGCCGAGAATCCGCAGAGCTACGACATACCGGACTCTGTTATTGGGTTCCTCTCCGGCGAGCTCGGCGATCCTCCCGGCGGCTGGCCGGAACCGTTCCGCACCAAGGCACTGCAGGGCCGGAAGATCAAGGTCCGCGACGTCGAACTCAGTGCCGAGGACTCGGCCGCGCTCCAAGCCGATTCCGCGACCCGGCGCAGTACTTTGAACCGGCTGCTCTTCGCCGGTCCCGCAAAGGACTTCGAAACGACCCGCGAAACATACGGTGACGTATCTGTGCTCGATACCCGCGACTACCTCTACGGACTGCAGCGCGGCACCGAGCACGTTATCGAACTTGAGAAGGGCGTGCGCCTCATCGCGACGCTCGGTGCAATTTCCGAGCCGGATGAGAAGGGCATGCGAACGGTTCACTGCACGCTCAATGGCCAGCAGCGCAACGTGGCTGTGCGGGACCGAAGCGTTGAATCCCAGGCAAAGGTTGCCGAGAAGGCGGATCCGAACGTTCCGGGCCAGGTTGCCGCGCCCTTCGCCGGTGCCGTCACGGTGACAGCCAAGGTGGGCGACGCAATCGCGGTGGGCGACACCATTGCCACCATTGAAGCCATGAAGATGGAAGCAGGCATCACCAGCCCCGTTGCCGGAACGGTGAAGCGGTTGGCGATCTCCTCCGTAGAGCAGGTTCAAGGCGGTGACCTGCTGCTCGTCATTGAGTAGTGGCTGATACGTAGGTTCTGTTGTTAAGCGGCAGTAGTGAGCGGCTCCCGGATGTTTGGTTTTCGGGGGCCGCTCTTTGCCGGTCCGGCGGAGCCGGCGCACGGGACTTCCCGGCGGTAGTGGCCGGCTGGACGGGCCGGGAGCCGGTGCCACTTACGGAGCCCACCATATATGTCGTCTAAAATGGTTGTCCGTGACTTACTTCGATTTGGCCATTATCGGCTCCGGTTCGGGCAACTCCTTGATAACTCCTTACTGGGACGGCAAGAAGGTGGCAATAATCGATGGCGGGACGTTCGGCGGTACGTGCCTGAATGTTGGTTGCATTCCCACTAAGATGTTCGTCTACCCGGCGCAGCTGGCTTCCGCAGCCAAGGAAGCGGCTTCGCTTGGAGTGGACATGGCGGTCAAGGACGTGCGGTGGCAGGAGCTGCGGGACCGTGTCTTCGGCCGGATCGACGCCATCTCCGAAGGCGGGCGGCGCTATCGCGACGAGGAACTGGACAACGTCACGCTGTATCCGGAATACGCGAAGTTCACCGGACCGAAAACCTTGGTCACGGCAA belongs to Arthrobacter crystallopoietes and includes:
- a CDS encoding pyruvate carboxylase, whose protein sequence is MFSKILVANRGEIAIRAFRAAYELGAKTVAVFPHEDRNSIHRQKADEAYLIGQQGHPVRAYLDVNEIIRVAKESGCDAIYPGYGFLSENPDLARAAAGAGITFVGPQADVLELAGHKVHALDAARKAGIPVLKSSAPSADKDQLLAAADEIGFPIFVKAVAGGGGRGMRRVDTREALPEALSAAMREADTAFGDPTMFLEQAVLRPRHIEVQILADGEGNVMHLFERDCSLQRRHQKVVEIAPAPNLDENIRQALYRDAVKFAKALNYTNAGTVEFLVDTVGERAGQHVFIEMNPRIQVEHTVTEEITDVDLVQAQLRIASGETLADIGLSQDTVAIKGAALQSRITTEDPSNGFRPDVGKITGYRSAGGAGVRLDGGTVYAGAEISPHFDSMLVKLTCRGRDYATAVARARRALAEFRIRGVSTNIPFLQAVLDDPEFVAGNVATSFIDERPELLQARVSADRGTKLLTWLADVTVNQPNGALTAKTAPVDKLPQIAREALESTAALPVIPAKGTRQSLQELGPEKFAAALRAQQAVAVTDTTFRDAHQSLLATRVRTRDLVSAGPAISTLTPELFSVEAWGGATYDVALRFLGEDPWERLAALRKAIPNICLQMLLRGRNTVGYTPYPEEVTAAFVREAAATGIDIFRIFDALNDVSQMEPAIRAVRETGTAVAEVALCYTGDLMDPAEDLYTLDYYLDLAQRIVDAGAHILAIKDMAGLLRPAAAKKLVTALRERFDLPVHLHTHDTAGGQLATLLAAVEAGVDAVDVASAAMAGTTSQPSASALVAALANTERDTGLDLAAVGSLEPYWEAVRRVYAPFESGLPGPTGRVYQHEIPGGQLSNLRQQAIALGLGEQFEDIEDMYSAADRILGRLVKVTPSSKVVGDLALQLVGSGVDPADFAENPQSYDIPDSVIGFLSGELGDPPGGWPEPFRTKALQGRKIKVRDVELSAEDSAALQADSATRRSTLNRLLFAGPAKDFETTRETYGDVSVLDTRDYLYGLQRGTEHVIELEKGVRLIATLGAISEPDEKGMRTVHCTLNGQQRNVAVRDRSVESQAKVAEKADPNVPGQVAAPFAGAVTVTAKVGDAIAVGDTIATIEAMKMEAGITSPVAGTVKRLAISSVEQVQGGDLLLVIE